In Capsicum annuum cultivar UCD-10X-F1 chromosome 7, UCD10Xv1.1, whole genome shotgun sequence, one genomic interval encodes:
- the LOC107877357 gene encoding uncharacterized protein LOC107877357 has product MVIRVEIPDGYVSNLRKCVDMNKLKLCGMKSHDCHVFMQRLITIAFRELFPQNVWQPLTELSLFFKDLASTAITEEHMRQLEENIPLILSELESIFPPSFWDFMEHLPIHLVYEARLAGPIQGRWMYPTERNLRRYKNDVKNKSKVEASIYNAYSVEEASLFCAHYFKSHIPTRHRKVP; this is encoded by the exons ATGGTTATAAGAGTTGAGATTCCTGATGGTTATGTGTCTAATCTGAGAAAATGTGTTGACATGAACAAGCTTAAACTTTGTGGTATGAAGAGTCATGATTGTCATGTGTTTATGCAACGGTTAATAACTATTGCATTTCGAGAATTGTTTCCACAAAATGTGTGGCAACCATTGACGGAGTTGAGTCTTTTCTTTAAAGATCTTGCCTCTACAGCAATTACAGAAGAACACATGagacaattagaagaaaatatTCCTCTCATCTTGAGTGAGCTTGAGAGCATTTTTCCTCCAAGCTTCTGGGATTTCATGGAACATCTTCCTATTCATTTAGTTTATGAAGCACGTTTAGCGGGCCCGATTCAAGGACGATGGATGTATCCGACTGAAAG AAATCTCCGTAGAtacaagaatgatgtcaaaaataaGAGTAAAGTTGAAGCTTCTATATACAACGCATATTCAGTTGAAGAAGCATCTTTATTTTGTGCGCACTACTTTAAGTCACACATTCCGACACGACACAGAAAAGTGCCATAA